In one window of Cuculus canorus isolate bCucCan1 chromosome 37, bCucCan1.pri, whole genome shotgun sequence DNA:
- the SAE1 gene encoding SUMO-activating enzyme subunit 1, with protein sequence MVEKEEGGPGGISEEEAAQYDRQIRLWGLEAQKRLRASRVLLVGMKGLGAEVAKNLILAGVKALTMLDHERVSQEDTRAQFLIPVGSLGRNRAEASLERAQNLNPMVDVKADPESVESKSEDFFTQFDAVCLTCCSRDVMVRIDQICHRNSIKFFTGDVFGYHGYMFADLGEHEFVEEKPKVAKVNPGVEDGPDTKKAKVDSSETTMVKKHVGFCQLKEALEVNWRAEKAKTALKRTTPDYFLLQVLLKFRTDNGRDPSPPRFAEDSELLLQIRHDVLDALGVSTEILPEEFVSYCFSEMAPVCAVVGGVLGQEVVKALSQRDPPHNNFFFFDGIKGNGIVERLGPG encoded by the exons atggtggagaaggaggaaggcgGCCCTGGCGGCATCAGCGAGGAGGAGGCGGCGCAGTATGACCGACAGATCCGGCTCTGGGGGCTGGAGGCCCAGAAACG GCTGCGTGCGTCCCGGGTGCTCCTGGTGGGAATGAAAGGACTCGGAGCGGAAGTAGCCAAGAACCTCATCCTGGCGGGAGTCAAAGCTTTGACCATGCTGGACCACGAGCGG GTTTCCCAAGAGGACACGCGTGCTCAGTTCCTCATTCCCGTGGGATCCTTAGGCCGGAACCGAGCGGAAGCTTCGCTGGAGCGGGCGCAGAACCTCAATCCCATGGTGGATGTCAAAGCGGATCCGGAGAGTGTGGAGAGCAAATCCGAGGATTTCTTCACCCAGTTTGATGCC GTCTGCCTGACGTGCTGTTCCCGGGATGTGATGGTGCGGATTGACCAGATTTGCCACCGGAACAGCATCAAGTTCTTCACGGGAGATGTTTTTGGATACCACGGCTACATGTTTGCCGACCTCGGGGAACACGAGTTCGTGGA GGAGAAACCCAAGGTCGCCAAGGTCAATCCGGGTGTGGAAGATGGACCAGACACCAAGAAAGCCAAAGTGGATTCCTCGGAGACCACCATGGTGAAAAAG CACGTGGGGTTCTGTCAGCTGAAGGAAGCCCTGGAAGTCAATTGGAGGGCGGAGAAGGCGAAGACGGCACTGAAACGCACAACTCCGgattatttccttctccaag tgcTTCTGAAATTCCGGACGGATAACGGGCGGGATCCATCCCCACCACGCTTTGCTGAGgattcagagctgctgctccagatcCGCCACGACGTCCTTGACGCTCTGGGCGTGAGCACCGAGATCCTCCCAGAGGAGTTTGTCAG ctacTGCTTCTCCGAAATGGCTCCGGTCTGCGCCGTGGTGGGAGGCGTCCTGGGCCAAGAGGTGGTCAAG GCCCTTTCCCAGCGGGATCCCCCTCACAACAACTTCTTCTTCTTCGATGGCATCAAAGGAAATGGAATCGTGGAGCGATTGGGGCCAGGATAA